In a single window of the Ignavibacteria bacterium genome:
- a CDS encoding glycosyltransferase yields the protein MFKEIREISVLMPAYNCGKYIRQSINSILRQSFKNFEFIIIDDGSTDNTEEIVSRISDSRIVYKKTEHKGTSAAMNYGISLCRNEWIARIDADDLNTAVRLEKEIAFLNENPETDILSSWSVYFKDPAKILFLLKEPVDHNDIHTYLNLHNPVNQSAMIFKKSIFAEHRFDETLDCNEDYELMYRLRDKVRFALVPEFLVYTRLRSDSRTLTGNRENILNRMHTDAFRKMVDSKSKGDHFYWASVAAWLNYFYGSRYEARGYFKNSFSLKNTAAYLTTFLPDKYFFKFINSHLKYRIKGIFTIKSEYQKELNSLLK from the coding sequence ATGTTTAAAGAAATAAGGGAAATATCGGTGCTTATGCCTGCTTATAATTGCGGCAAGTATATAAGGCAGTCAATAAACAGTATCCTCAGGCAGTCATTCAAAAATTTTGAATTCATAATTATAGATGACGGCTCGACTGATAATACTGAAGAAATTGTATCTAGAATAAGCGATAGCAGAATAGTCTACAAAAAAACAGAGCATAAGGGCACTTCAGCAGCTATGAATTACGGCATAAGCTTATGCAGGAATGAATGGATAGCAAGAATTGATGCTGATGACCTTAATACTGCTGTAAGGCTTGAAAAAGAAATAGCATTCTTAAACGAAAACCCGGAAACCGATATACTTTCATCATGGTCAGTTTATTTTAAAGATCCAGCAAAGATACTTTTTCTGCTGAAAGAGCCAGTTGATCATAATGATATACATACATATCTGAATCTTCATAACCCGGTAAACCAATCAGCAATGATTTTTAAAAAAAGTATCTTTGCAGAACACAGGTTCGATGAAACGCTTGACTGCAACGAAGATTACGAACTGATGTACAGGCTGAGGGATAAGGTGCGTTTCGCGCTGGTTCCGGAATTCCTTGTTTACACAAGGCTGCGGAGTGATTCCCGCACATTAACAGGAAACCGTGAAAACATTCTGAACAGGATGCATACGGATGCATTCCGTAAAATGGTGGATTCAAAATCAAAGGGAGACCATTTTTACTGGGCTTCGGTGGCTGCATGGCTTAATTATTTTTACGGGTCAAGATATGAAGCCCGGGGATATTTTAAAAACTCGTTTTCGCTTAAGAATACGGCAGCATATCTTACTACATTTTTACCTGATAAATATTTCTTTAAGTTTATAAATTCACATTTAAAGTACAGGATAAAAGGCATTTTTACCATCAAGTCAGAATATCAAAAAGAGCTGAATTCATTACTTAAATAA
- a CDS encoding glycosyltransferase family 4 protein: MRRKEDNVKILFAGRYSEEKILSGPERTSKDIFDEYASNHSAVFLQYFFDGRKFSLFKKLFGKQTTEYGRGKVFTLGIFRIIPFLVSYRPEIIHLLNYERFAVILYLYRLVFKTTVIYSSHGIIKFENTVIKKLRGRKIYKDNFCERIFIRYSDKIIFPSEEAKNTAGKYYKLPEDKTVIIPNIAGGLFYDIAKINSESQPIKAVIHYKNSLNKSGYEMLLGTINLLKSNIDIYLLTNELTGFQRGIFPKLYVHVMMPQDKLAEFYADKNVFLSLNSYETFSISTAEAMASGLIPIITNETGISAYINNGVNGFKIAYGDTSMLGEILDRISSMNSDEIISLTQKAKETAEAFRIDKIFSRYLKLYRECVK; this comes from the coding sequence ATGAGAAGAAAAGAAGATAATGTGAAAATACTCTTTGCTGGCAGGTATTCAGAAGAGAAAATACTTTCTGGTCCTGAACGGACCTCAAAAGATATATTTGATGAATATGCATCAAATCATAGTGCAGTTTTTTTACAATATTTTTTTGACGGCAGGAAATTTTCATTGTTTAAAAAACTGTTCGGAAAACAGACCACTGAATATGGCAGAGGTAAAGTATTTACACTCGGGATTTTCAGAATAATTCCTTTTTTGGTATCATACAGGCCTGAAATTATACATTTATTAAATTATGAACGATTTGCCGTTATTTTGTATTTATACAGGCTGGTATTTAAAACAACCGTAATATACAGCTCACACGGAATAATAAAATTTGAAAACACTGTAATAAAAAAGCTACGCGGAAGAAAAATATACAAGGATAATTTTTGCGAAAGGATTTTTATCAGGTACTCAGATAAAATAATATTTCCTTCGGAGGAAGCAAAAAATACTGCTGGTAAATATTATAAATTACCTGAGGATAAAACGGTTATCATTCCCAACATTGCCGGTGGATTGTTTTACGATATAGCTAAAATTAATTCCGAATCGCAGCCAATAAAGGCAGTTATACATTACAAGAACAGCCTGAACAAAAGCGGGTATGAGATGCTGCTGGGCACTATAAATCTGCTTAAAAGCAATATAGATATATATTTATTGACAAATGAGTTAACAGGTTTTCAGAGAGGAATATTTCCCAAATTATATGTGCATGTAATGATGCCGCAGGATAAGCTGGCTGAATTTTATGCAGATAAAAATGTATTTTTATCTTTAAACAGCTATGAAACATTTTCAATTTCAACTGCAGAAGCAATGGCTTCAGGGTTAATCCCGATAATAACAAATGAAACAGGGATATCAGCATATATTAACAACGGCGTAAACGGCTTTAAGATAGCTTACGGTGATACTTCAATGCTTGGAGAAATATTAGACAGGATTTCTTCGATGAATTCAGATGAAATAATATCGTTAACCCAAAAAGCAAAAGAAACAGCAGAAGCATTCAGGATAGATAAAATATTCAGCAGGTATTTAAAGCTATACAGGGAGTGTGTTAAATGA
- a CDS encoding glycosyltransferase family 4 protein: MNILLLANELRYTCGVTNHLLHLSRGLTGTRKVNLWIICGGGNGVNRFSDINVNIITDERFLHLTRTFSGFISSINFLVKFIRQNKIDVIHSHYHYGAAIAKRASRLTGITTIQTNHGLLADTGRLKHFNADRYIAINGHINDHLLKNKIAAERNITFIRCGIPSPDKLQVKNEGDIIRVLAASRFTYGKGLDIFIKAVSLLPEEIHKNAEFIIAGEGELEEKLKKLNEAAGGRIKFPGKVTDMYSYLKNIHVLVNPTCSEAEGFPAIITEAGASNTLVISSDFNGHDDVLQNGVNSLIYKSDSPEELSELLKKVITGYKDYQPAAGNLYNKIKTEFSIDEMISKHILLYTECLKK; encoded by the coding sequence ATGAATATCCTGCTCTTAGCCAATGAGCTTAGGTATACATGCGGTGTAACAAACCATTTACTGCATTTATCACGCGGATTAACAGGCACACGTAAAGTTAATTTATGGATCATCTGCGGCGGCGGCAATGGTGTAAACAGGTTCAGCGATATAAACGTAAATATAATTACAGATGAAAGATTCCTGCATTTAACCAGGACATTTTCAGGGTTCATTTCATCTATAAACTTCCTGGTAAAATTTATCAGGCAGAATAAAATAGATGTAATCCATTCGCACTATCATTACGGCGCAGCCATTGCCAAAAGGGCCTCCAGGCTGACGGGAATAACCACGATACAGACAAACCACGGCCTGCTTGCAGATACCGGCAGGCTTAAACATTTTAATGCGGATAGATACATTGCTATAAACGGACATATTAATGACCATCTGTTAAAAAATAAAATTGCAGCAGAAAGAAATATCACTTTTATCCGCTGCGGAATACCATCTCCAGATAAGCTGCAGGTAAAAAATGAAGGAGATATTATCAGAGTACTTGCGGCTTCAAGGTTTACTTACGGCAAAGGACTTGATATATTTATCAAGGCCGTCAGCCTGCTGCCGGAAGAAATACATAAAAATGCAGAATTTATAATTGCGGGCGAAGGCGAGCTTGAAGAAAAATTAAAAAAATTAAATGAAGCAGCAGGCGGAAGGATAAAGTTTCCGGGCAAAGTAACAGATATGTACAGTTACCTAAAAAATATTCATGTCCTGGTAAATCCAACCTGTTCTGAGGCCGAAGGTTTCCCGGCAATAATTACTGAAGCCGGAGCATCAAACACGCTGGTTATCAGCTCTGATTTTAACGGGCATGATGATGTATTGCAAAATGGAGTAAACAGCCTGATCTACAAAAGCGATAGTCCCGAAGAATTATCAGAACTGCTGAAGAAGGTAATTACCGGCTATAAAGATTACCAGCCTGCAGCAGGTAATCTGTACAATAAAATTAAAACAGAGTTTTCAATAGATGAAATGATATCAAAGCATATATTACTTTATACTGAATGTTTAAAGAAATAA